In Streptococcus mitis, the DNA window ACTAGAATAATGTTTGTCTTCGGTATGGAGTTCTCATTTAATGAGAACCTAGTTACAATTAGTTTTTAGAAGCTTCTTGGAATTCTGGGTTTTTCCATGCTTCGTCAATGATAGCTTGTAATTCTTTAGCAGATGCTTGCATTTTTTGAGTTTCTGCGTCGTTCAATGGGATATTTACTGGACGAACAATACCATGTGCACCAACAACAGCTGGTTGACCGATAAAGACGTTTTTAACTCCGTATTGACCTTCTTGGAATACTGAAAGTGGAAGTACTGCGTTTTCATCGTCAAGGATTGCTTTAGTAATACGAGCAAGAGCTACTGCGATACCGTAGTATGTTGCACCTTTTTTATTGATGATTGTGTAGGCTGCATCACGAACACCTTCGAACAATTCAATCAATTCAGCTTCTTGAACATTTTGAGTGTCTTTAAGGAATTCTTCAAGGTTTACACCAGCGATGTTAGCGTGTGACCAAACAGCGAACTCAGAGTCACCGTGTTCACCCATGATGTAGGCGTGCACTGAACGAGCATCAACATCCAATTTTTCAGCAAGTGCTTGACGGAAACGAGCTGAGTCAAGTGAAGTTCCTGAACCGATAACGCGTTCTTTAGGGAATCCAGAGAATTTCCAAGTTGAGTAAGTCAAGACGTCAACTGGGTTAGCAGCAACAAGGAAGATACCTTTGAAACCTGATTCAACAACTTGAGTTACGATTGATTTGTTGATAGCAAGGTTTTTACCTACAAGGTCAAGACGAGTTTCACCTGGTTTTTGAGGCGCACCTGCAGTGATTACAACAAGGTCAGCGTCTGCACAGTCAGAGTATTGAGCTGCATAGATTTTTTTAGGTGAAGTGAAAGCAAGGGCGTGACTAAGGTCAAGCGCGTCACCAACAGCTTTTTCATGCAATTGTGGAATTTCGATAATTCCAAGCTCTTGTGCAATTCCTTGGTTAACAAGTGCAAAAGCGTAAGAAGAACCTACAGCACCATCACCGACAAGGATAACTTTTTTGTGTTGTTTAGTTGAAGTCATTATTCTAAACATCTCCTTAATTTTATTCAGGGATTTCCCCAGTTATTTCAATTCTATCACTTTTAAAAAGCTTTGTCACGGATATGCTTTGCAGTTCTTGATGTAAACGTTTTAGTGGTTTTAGATACCTGAAATATGGCGGACATTATGGTATAATATATTTTATACTAATAGTGAAATGAGGCATTTATTAATGCAGGATAGAAATTTAGTGAATGTCAATCTGACAAAGGAGATGAAGACGAGCTTTATCGACTACGCCATGAGTGTTATCGTAGCGCGGGCTCTTCCTGATGTTCGAGATGGCTTGAAACCTGTTCACCGTCGGATTCTCTACGGAATGAATGAATTGGGTGTTACTCCAGACAAACCTCATAAAAAATCTGCTCGTATTACAGGGGATGTCATGGGTAAATATCACCCACACGGGGATTCCTCGATCTATGAAGCTATGGTCCGTATGGCTCAATGGTGGAGCTATCGTTACATGCTTGTAGATGGCCACGGAAACTTTGGTTCTATGGATGGAGACGGTGCTGCCGCCCAGCGTTATACTGAGGCACGTATGAGCAAAATTGCTCTGGAAATGCTTCGTGACATCAATAAAAACACAGTTGATTTCGTCGATAACTATGATGCCAATGAACGTGAACCCTTGGTCTTGCCAGCACGTTTTCCAAACCTTTTGGTTAATGGAGCTACTGGTATTGCCGTTGGGATGGCAACCAATATTCCCCCTCATAACTTGGGTGAAACTATTGATGCTGTGAAGTTGGTAATGGACAATCCTGAAGTGACTACTAAGGACTTGATGGAAGTCTTGCCTGGGCCAGATTTTCCAACTGGAGCCCTTGTTATGGGGAAATCAGGTATTCATAAGGCTTATGAAACAGGTAAAGGTTCGATTGTTCTCCGTTCTCGTACTGAAATTGAAGAAACTAAGACTGGCCGTGAGCGCATCGTTGTAACAGAATTTCCTTACATGGTCAATAAAACCAAGGTTCATGAACATATTGTTCGCTTGGTTCAGGAAAAACGAATCGAAGGTATTACGGCGGTACGTGATGAATCTAACCGTGAAGGAGTTCGTTTCGTAATCGAGGTCAAACGAGATGCATCCGCAAATGTTATCCTCAATAACCTCTTCAAGATGACCCAGATGCAAACCAACTTTGGTTTCAATATGCTTGCTATCCAAAATGGGGTGCCGAAGATTTTGTCTCTTCGTCAGATTTTGGATGCTTATATCGAACACCAAAAAGAAGTGGTTGTTCGTCGTACTCGTTTTGATAAGGAAAAAGCAGAAGCGCGTGCTCATATTTTAGAAGGTCTCTTAATAGCACTAGACCATATCGATGAAGTGATTCGTATCATCCGTGCTAGTGAAACAGATGCGGAAGCACAAGCTGAGTTGATGAGTAAGTTTAAGCTTTCTGAACGTCAAAGTCAAGCCATTCTTGATATGCGTCTCCGTCGTTTGACAGGCTTGGAACGTGATAAGATTCAGTCTGAGTATGATGACCTCTTGGCTCTGATTGCGGATTTGGCAGATATTCTTGCTAAGCCGGAACGTGTTTCTCAAATCATTAAAGATGAATTAGACGAAGTCAAGCGTAAGTTTGGAGACCAACGTCGTACGGAATTGATGGTCGGTGAAGTCTTAAGTCTCGAAGATGAGGATTTGATTGAAGAATCGGATGTCTTGATTACACTGTCTAACAAAGGCTACATCAAACGTCTGGACCAAGCTGAGTTTACTGCTCAAAAACGAGGAGGTCGTGGTGTCCAAGGTACAGGTGTTAAGGATGATGATTTTGTTCGTGAGTTAGTGTCAACTAGCACCCATGATCACCTACTCTTCTTTACAAATAAAGGACGTGTCTATCGCCTGAAAGGCTATGAAATTCCTGAGTATGGCCGTACAGCTAAGGGCTTGCCAATCGTCAATCTTTTGAAATTAGATGAAGGTGAAAGTATTCAGACCATCATCAATGTTGAATCTGAACGCAGTGATGATGCTTATCTCTTCTTCACAACTCGTCATGGTATTGTGAAGAGAACCAGCGTTAAGGAATTCGCTAACATTCGTCAGAATGGACTCAAGGCTTTAAATCTCAAGGATGAAGATGAATTGATTAATGTCTTGCTGACAGAAGAGGACACGGATATTATCATTGGTACCAAGTTTGGTTATGCAGTTCGCTTTAATCAATCAGCCGTTCGTGGCATGAGTCGTATCGCCACTGGTGTGAAAGGTGTCAATCTCCGTGACGGAGACACAGTTGTTGGTGCTAGTGTGATTACAGACCAGGACGAGGTTCTTATCATCACTGAAAAAGGATATGGTAAGCGCACCGTTGCGACTGAATATCCAACAAAAGGTCGTGGTGGTAAAGGGATGCAAACTGCTAAAATTACTGAAAAGAATGGTTCTCTTGCTGGTCTTATGACCGTTACAGGCGATGAAGATTTGATGATTATCACTGATACTGGTGTCATGATTCGAACTAACGTTGCCAATATTTCACAAACAGGTCGCTCAACTATGGGAGTTAAAGTGATGCGCCTGGACCAAGATGCTAAAATTGTAACCTTTACGACGGTTGCAGCGGCAGAAAAAGAAGAAGTTGGGGCAGAAAACGAAACAGAAGGTGAAGCATAATGTCTCATAAAAAGAATAATAAGAAAATCAAACGAAAAAATCTGCTGACAAATATCTTGGCTGTATTTCTCATACTGATCTCTATTGCTTTAATTTTTAATGCAAAGATTCGTGATGCATTTATTGCTTGGAATAGTAATAAATACCAAGTTAGTCAAGTATCAAAAGAAAAAATAGAAGAAAATCAGGATACAGAGGGAAATTTTGATTTTGATTCAGTAAAAGCCATTTCCTCTGAAGCTGTTTTAGCCTCTCAATGGGATAATCAAAAATTACCTGTTATCGGAGGAATTGCAATACCTGAGCTTGAAATTAATTTACCTATCTTTAAGGGGATTGCAAATGTCAATCTTTTATACGGTGCGGGTACCATGAAGCGTGACCAAGAAATGGGTAAAGGGAATTATTCATTAGCTAGCCATCATATTTTCACAGGTGATAATGCTAGTCAGATGCTTTTTTCTCCACTAGATCGTGCGAAAAAAGGGATGAAAATTCACTTGACAGATAAGAATAAAGTGTATACCTATGAAATTAGTGAAGTGAAACGAGTTACACCAGATAGAGTAGATGAAATTGATGACCGAACTGGTGTTGATGAAATTACTTTAGTAACTTGTGAGGATGCAGCAGCTACTGAGCGGATCATTGTAAAGGGTGATTTGAAAGAAACAAAAGATTATTCACAAACATCTGACGAAATTTTAACAGCCTTCAATCAACCATATAAACAATTTTATTAGTTCTAAAAGAATCAGTGAAGATTAAGTTTCATTGATTCTTTTAATATTTTTGTAAAATAAACTTTTATAAAATACAGAAAACGTTTCCTTAATTCTAAAGTTTGTGATATAATTATCACAAATAAAAGTTTTAGGAGTTTATTATGGTTTCTTCAGAATTTATCTCAAAGATTGAATTTGCTTGTAAGAAGAAAGAAAGTCTTTATAGCCAAAGCAAATTTAAGTATGCGATTCGTTCTATGTTTGCAGGTGCTTTTTTAACCTTCAGTACAGCTGCTGGTGCAGTTGGAGCTGACTTGATTAATAAAATCGCACCAGGTAGTGGACGATTCCTATTCCCATTTGTCTTTGCTTGGGGCTTGGCCTACATTGTTTTCTTGAATGCCGAGTTGGTAACATCAAACATGATGTTCTTGACTGCTGGTAGTTTCTTGAAAAAAATCTCTTGGAGAAAAACAGCAGAGATTTTACTATACTGTACCTTGTTCAACCTTATCGGAGCCTTGATAGCAGGTTGGGGCTTTGCCCACTCAGCAGCTTATGCACATCTGACACACGATAGTTTCATCTCAGGGGTTGTTGAGATGAAGTTAGGCCGTTCAAATGAATTAATCTTGCTTGAGGCGATTTTGGCAAATATTTTCGTAAATATTGCGATTCTTTCATTTGTTTTGGTCAAAGATGGTGGTGCCAAACTTTGGCTCGTTTTATCAGCAATTTACATGTTTGTATTCTTAACAAACGAGCACATCGCTGCGAACTTTGCTTCTTTCGCGATTGTGAAATTCAGTGTTGCTGCGGATTCAATTGCTAACTTTGGTGTTGGAAATATGCTTCGTCACTGGGGTGTAACCTTCATTGGAAACTTTATCGGAGGAGGCCTCTTGATGGGTCTTCCATATGCCTTCCTCAATAAAAATGAAGATACTTACGTAGATTAAGAAAATGAGCACGATTAAGTCGTGCTTTTTCGTTTTTAAAATAGGGTAATAGCTATTTCTTATATCAAAATATAGAAAACTGATATTTGTAAACTATACCTTAAGGTGCTACAATATCCTTAATCAAACTATTTGGAGGTCGTTTTATGACTCGTGATTTTAAATTTGAAACTTTGCAACTACATGCTGGTCAAGTTGTGGATCCAGCTACCAAGTCTCGTGCAGTGCCAATTTATCAGACAACATCTTTTGTTTTTGATGACACGCAGGAAGGTGCCGATTTGTTTGCCTTGAGAAAGCCAGGTAATATCTATACTCGTATCACCAACCCTACAACAGCTGCCTTTGAAGAAAGAATTGCTGCACTTGAAGGTGGTGTTGGAGCTCTTGCAACAGCTTCAGGTATGGCCGCAGTGACTTATACGATTTTGGCGCTTGCCCACGCTGGTGACCATGTAGTGGCAGCATCAACTATCTACGGCGGGACTTTCAATCTCTTGAAAGAAACCCTTCCTCGTTATGGGATCACAACAACCTTTGTCGATGTGGATAATTTGGAGGAAGTGGAAGCGGCTATCAATGACAATACCAAGCTTGTCTTGATTGAAACCTTGGGGAATCCTTTGATTAACATTCCTGACTTGGAGAAATTGGCTGAGATTGCGCATAAACACCAGATTCCACTAGTGTCGGACAATACCTTTGCCACACCTTACTTGATTAATGTCTTTTCTCACGGTGTAGATATTGCCATTCACTCTGCGACTAAGTTTATCGGTGGACATGGTACGACTATTGGAGGAGTGATTGTTGACAGTGGTCGTTTTGACTGGGCAGCCTCAGGAAAATTCCCTCAATTTGTTGAGGAAGACCCAAGCTACCACAATTTGAGCTATACTCGTGATGTGGGTGCAGCAGCCTTTATTATTGCCGTCCGTGTCCAATTGCTCCGTGATACAGGTGCAGCCTTGTCCCCATTTAATGCATTCTTGTTACTTCAAGGACTTGAAACCCTTTCACTTCGTGTGGAACGTCACGTGCAAAATGCAGAGAAAATTGTTGATTTCCTTGTCAATCATCCTAAGGTAGAAAAAGTCAACTATCCAAAACTTGCAGATAGTCCTTATCATGCCTTGGCTGAGAAATATTTGCCAAAAGGTGTGGGGTCAATCTTTACCTTCCATGTTAAAGGTGGGGAGGCAGAAGCACGCAAGGTAATCGATAATTTGGAAATCTTTTCTGACCTTGCAAACGTAGCGGATGCCAAGTCTCTTGTTGTTCATCCAGCGACTACAACACATGGTCAGTTGTCAGAAAAAGACCTGGAAGCAGCAGGAGTCACACCAAACCAAATCCGCTTGTCTATCGGTCTTGAAAATGTAGAGGATTTGATTGAAGATTTACGCTTGGCCTTGGAAAAAATTTAAAGAAAAAAGAAGATAAACAGTGGGTTTCGACTCACTGTTTTTGATTTTCCCTCAGGCATGATATAATGGTTACAGAAGTCTAGAAAGAGGAACGATATGAACGAAATCAAATGCCCCAACTGTGGGGAAGTCTTTACAGTAAATGAAAGTCAGTATGCCGAACTTTTATCCCAAGTGAGAACGGCTGAGTTTGATAAGGAACTACACGATCGCATGAAGCAGGAACTGGCTTTGGCTGAGCAAAAGGCCATGAATGAACAACAGTCTAAACTGGCTCAAAAAGACCAAGAAATTGCGCAATTGCAGAGCCAAATCCAAAACTTTAATACAGAAAAAGAATTGGCCAAGAAAGAGGTTGAACAGACAAGCCATCAGGCTTTATTAGCAAAGGACAAGGAAGTGCAGGCATTGGAAAACCAATTGGCTACCTTGCGTTTGGAGCATGAAAATCAACTGCAAAAGACCCTTTCTGACCTTGAAAAAGAACGGGATCAGGTCAAAAATCAGCTCCTCTTGCAAGAAAAGGAAAATGAGTTATCTTTGGCTTCTGTTAAGCAAAATTACGAAGCCCAGCTTAAAGCAGCCAGTGAACAAGTCGAGTTTTACAAGAATTTTAAGGCACAACAATCTACCAAGGCAATCGGTGAAAGTCTGGAACAGTATGCGGAAAGTGAGTTTAACAAGGTCCGCAGTTTTGCCTTTCCAAATGCCTACTTTGAGAAGGATAACAAGGTCTCTGCGCGTGGGTCTAAGGGGGACTTTATCTTCCGTGAGAGTGATGAAAATGGAG includes these proteins:
- a CDS encoding L-lactate dehydrogenase; translated protein: MTSTKQHKKVILVGDGAVGSSYAFALVNQGIAQELGIIEIPQLHEKAVGDALDLSHALAFTSPKKIYAAQYSDCADADLVVITAGAPQKPGETRLDLVGKNLAINKSIVTQVVESGFKGIFLVAANPVDVLTYSTWKFSGFPKERVIGSGTSLDSARFRQALAEKLDVDARSVHAYIMGEHGDSEFAVWSHANIAGVNLEEFLKDTQNVQEAELIELFEGVRDAAYTIINKKGATYYGIAVALARITKAILDDENAVLPLSVFQEGQYGVKNVFIGQPAVVGAHGIVRPVNIPLNDAETQKMQASAKELQAIIDEAWKNPEFQEASKN
- the gyrA gene encoding DNA gyrase subunit A, coding for MQDRNLVNVNLTKEMKTSFIDYAMSVIVARALPDVRDGLKPVHRRILYGMNELGVTPDKPHKKSARITGDVMGKYHPHGDSSIYEAMVRMAQWWSYRYMLVDGHGNFGSMDGDGAAAQRYTEARMSKIALEMLRDINKNTVDFVDNYDANEREPLVLPARFPNLLVNGATGIAVGMATNIPPHNLGETIDAVKLVMDNPEVTTKDLMEVLPGPDFPTGALVMGKSGIHKAYETGKGSIVLRSRTEIEETKTGRERIVVTEFPYMVNKTKVHEHIVRLVQEKRIEGITAVRDESNREGVRFVIEVKRDASANVILNNLFKMTQMQTNFGFNMLAIQNGVPKILSLRQILDAYIEHQKEVVVRRTRFDKEKAEARAHILEGLLIALDHIDEVIRIIRASETDAEAQAELMSKFKLSERQSQAILDMRLRRLTGLERDKIQSEYDDLLALIADLADILAKPERVSQIIKDELDEVKRKFGDQRRTELMVGEVLSLEDEDLIEESDVLITLSNKGYIKRLDQAEFTAQKRGGRGVQGTGVKDDDFVRELVSTSTHDHLLFFTNKGRVYRLKGYEIPEYGRTAKGLPIVNLLKLDEGESIQTIINVESERSDDAYLFFTTRHGIVKRTSVKEFANIRQNGLKALNLKDEDELINVLLTEEDTDIIIGTKFGYAVRFNQSAVRGMSRIATGVKGVNLRDGDTVVGASVITDQDEVLIITEKGYGKRTVATEYPTKGRGGKGMQTAKITEKNGSLAGLMTVTGDEDLMIITDTGVMIRTNVANISQTGRSTMGVKVMRLDQDAKIVTFTTVAAAEKEEVGAENETEGEA
- a CDS encoding class A sortase, translated to MSHKKNNKKIKRKNLLTNILAVFLILISIALIFNAKIRDAFIAWNSNKYQVSQVSKEKIEENQDTEGNFDFDSVKAISSEAVLASQWDNQKLPVIGGIAIPELEINLPIFKGIANVNLLYGAGTMKRDQEMGKGNYSLASHHIFTGDNASQMLFSPLDRAKKGMKIHLTDKNKVYTYEISEVKRVTPDRVDEIDDRTGVDEITLVTCEDAAATERIIVKGDLKETKDYSQTSDEILTAFNQPYKQFY
- a CDS encoding formate/nitrite transporter family protein, giving the protein MVSSEFISKIEFACKKKESLYSQSKFKYAIRSMFAGAFLTFSTAAGAVGADLINKIAPGSGRFLFPFVFAWGLAYIVFLNAELVTSNMMFLTAGSFLKKISWRKTAEILLYCTLFNLIGALIAGWGFAHSAAYAHLTHDSFISGVVEMKLGRSNELILLEAILANIFVNIAILSFVLVKDGGAKLWLVLSAIYMFVFLTNEHIAANFASFAIVKFSVAADSIANFGVGNMLRHWGVTFIGNFIGGGLLMGLPYAFLNKNEDTYVD
- a CDS encoding O-acetylhomoserine aminocarboxypropyltransferase/cysteine synthase family protein, which encodes MTRDFKFETLQLHAGQVVDPATKSRAVPIYQTTSFVFDDTQEGADLFALRKPGNIYTRITNPTTAAFEERIAALEGGVGALATASGMAAVTYTILALAHAGDHVVAASTIYGGTFNLLKETLPRYGITTTFVDVDNLEEVEAAINDNTKLVLIETLGNPLINIPDLEKLAEIAHKHQIPLVSDNTFATPYLINVFSHGVDIAIHSATKFIGGHGTTIGGVIVDSGRFDWAASGKFPQFVEEDPSYHNLSYTRDVGAAAFIIAVRVQLLRDTGAALSPFNAFLLLQGLETLSLRVERHVQNAEKIVDFLVNHPKVEKVNYPKLADSPYHALAEKYLPKGVGSIFTFHVKGGEAEARKVIDNLEIFSDLANVADAKSLVVHPATTTHGQLSEKDLEAAGVTPNQIRLSIGLENVEDLIEDLRLALEKI
- a CDS encoding DUF2130 domain-containing protein; translation: MNEIKCPNCGEVFTVNESQYAELLSQVRTAEFDKELHDRMKQELALAEQKAMNEQQSKLAQKDQEIAQLQSQIQNFNTEKELAKKEVEQTSHQALLAKDKEVQALENQLATLRLEHENQLQKTLSDLEKERDQVKNQLLLQEKENELSLASVKQNYEAQLKAASEQVEFYKNFKAQQSTKAIGESLEQYAESEFNKVRSFAFPNAYFEKDNKVSARGSKGDFIFRESDENGVEIISIMFEMKNEADGTEKKHKNADFYKELDKDRREKNCEYAVLVTMLEVDNDYFNTGIVDVSHEYEKMYVVRPQFFIQLIGLLRNAALNSLKYKQELALVREQNIDITHFEEDLDAFKLAFAKNYNSASTNFGKAIDEIDKAIKRMEEVKKFLTTSENQLRLANNKLEDVSVKKLTRKNPTMKAKFEALKEE